One window from the genome of Palaemon carinicauda isolate YSFRI2023 chromosome 24, ASM3689809v2, whole genome shotgun sequence encodes:
- the LOC137617996 gene encoding tigger transposable element-derived protein 1-like — MGFVAKPSMVPEGFDFKVSRGWFEKFRKGSGIHSVVRHGEVGSSDKDAVEKFKVKFANFIKAEEYLPQQIFNCDETALFWKKMPRRTYISHEKSMPGHKPVKDRFTLLLCGNASGDFKIKPLLVYHSENPRAFKGNNIMKSNLPVMWRSNIMAWLTRQYFSRVDARGVCLSRKKYLEQKKLPLRCLLVMDDAPAHPPGLEDDLTDELDFIKIKFLPPFDTTSPTHGPAGHREFQEIV; from the coding sequence ATGGGATTTGTGGCAAAGCCTAGCATGGTTCCTGAGGGGTTTGATTTCAAGGTAAGCAGAGGGTGGTTTGAAAAGTTTAGGAAGGGAAGTGGGATACACTCTGTGGTTCGTCATGGGGAGGTAGGAAGTTCAGACAAGGATGCTGTGGAAAAGTTTAAAGTCAAGTTTGCTAATTTCATCAAGGCCGAGGAATATCTTCCccagcaaatttttaactgtgacgaaactgcccttttttggaagaaaatgccacgAAGGACTTACATTTCACATGAGAAGTCAATGCCAGGTCACAAACCTGTGAAGGATAGGTTTACACTCTTGCTATGTGGTAATGCTAGCGGCGATTTCAAAATAAAGCCGCTTCTTGTTTATCATTCGGAAAATCCCAGAGCATTCAAAGGGAATAACATTATGAAAAGTAATTTGCCTGTTATGTGGAGGTCAAACATAATGGCATGGCTGACCAGACAATATTTTTCCAGAGTGGATGCACGAGGTGTTTGCCTCAGCCGTAAAAAATATTTAGAGCAAAAGAAGTTGCCGTTACGCTGCCTTCTCGTGATGGATGATGCTCCTGCCCACCCTCCAGGTTTGGAGGATGACTTAACTGATGAATTGGATTTCATCAAAATCAAGTTTCTGCCTCCATTCGACACCACTTCTCCAACCCATGGACCAGCAGGTCATCGCGAATTTCAAGAAATTGTATAA